AGCAGACTCTGCCGCAATTGCACGTGCTGCAACCGCGCTTAGGAGAATCGATAGCACGAATGCCGCGAGGATAACTCGGTGAATGATACAGCCGCCTGTCCGGTACATGGCCGACAGACTTCTCGCTGAGCGTTTCGCGAAGAAATCGTACATTGTGCCAAACCTCGAAGAGTTTGGAGAGATAGGAATCGAAGTGTACATCCTACCGGTGAACTGTTCAGTGCGGTAGAGATTTCTCGACGATTTATTCAGAAACTCCGATCCGTCGTCGAAGCGGCGGAATTGTCATCCAACCGGACATATCGCCGCTGCTTGACGATCAGATCTGCAAGCATGCCTATTGCAAGAATAATGATGGAAGACACGATGATGATGACGTCTGCATCCGCGATCCCGGCAGGGGAATTTATACCGAATGCAAAGATCCGATAGTGGCCGGCGACGAACAGCGCAAGGGCCAAGGGGCCGAACACTCTCAACGGATTGAAATACATGATGACTCGGACGACTGTCAGGAGATATCGGGCGGTGTCTCTGATCGGGTGAAATTTTGACGTACCAATACGGGGGTGGTAATCGATTGGAACGTACTTGACAGAATGGCCGTTACAGAGATAAGCCAAAGTCATTGAGCTTACGCAAGAGAATCCTGGAGAGAGTGCCCAGAGATATCTCAACACGATTGCTCTGTTGAGAACCTTCATCCCGGTATTCAAATCGTCGATCGTATGTCCGCTAACCCATTCAGCGAGCTTTCGAATGGCCCACTTTACAGGCGCCCTCAAAAGTGGCCAGGTTCCGGACTCGCAGCAGCGCGCCCCATTAACCTGATCAAACTCGGGGACAAATTCGAAGAGCTTGAGAAGATCCTTTGGAGCGTATGAGCCATCGGCATCCAGCATGGCGATGTAATCGGCCCGAGAGGCAAGGATGCCATCGATACGGGCGGTGCCGGAACCTCCCCGGGATTTCCGGCGGATGACCTGGTCCGCAAGCGACGTGGCAAATTCGGCCGTTTGATCCGTTGAACCATCGTCTACGACGATAATGTCGATCTCATGCGGACAGATTGCCACCAACTCGCGTAGCTGAGCGAGAAGAGGTCCGATAGCACGCTGCTCGTTAAAGGCGGGGATGACAACGGAAATCTTCAAGGTTATGACTATGAACCAAAGTGAGAGGAAACTGAATCTTAGTCGCAGTGAACGGAACCACCCTAATTCAATGTCTCAGAAATTGAAAGCAATCGCAGCCTCCATCGTCAAAAGTCTGAACAGCCTTGGGCTGCGTAGAGTGGCTGACGATGTAGGAAGGGGCTGAAAGGGCGGGGATTTCAGTCCTCCACTCGCGACATCGAAATCTGAGATCGAACCCGAAGGAAGTGAAGTAGGGTCCACAAGACTCCTTCGCGATCGAATCTGTTGGTACAGGATGCCGAAGTCTCCAATGGAACGGGGCAGCTTCCGGAGTATTCCGTCCCGCCTGCGGTCTCGAATAAGTTCGAATCTCGCTCCTGAGTTGAAAGCAGGTGCGTTGTAGATACAACTAAACTTGATTCAACTTCCACTCAAAGTTCCCCAACCTCTCTATTGGCAAGAGGTTAAGAGGGGATTGCTCGCTACCGCCTGCGGGAATCTGGGCCGTTACAGGGGCTACAGACAAAGGTCGAGCTGCTTTTTGCTACGTCTTGCCCCCTTTCGTCCCACAAGACGACACCTCACAATGAACATTTGCAACGTTGGACAGATATAGGTATGAAGTTGTGCTAAAGTCGCGGTCGGAACGTAAATCCTCTTTGGCACGACGCTGATGACCACTGCAAAACTCAAACGACAATGGCTGATTCTACGCACCCTGGCGGCGCGGCGGTTCGGGGTAACGGTCAAGGAATTAGCTGAAGAACTCGAAACTGGACTGAAGACGATCCGTCGAGATCTTGTCGACTTGCGAGAAGCCGGATTTCCTCTCGCTGAACGTGATGGCCCTCACGGCCGCAAGTATTGGACTTGCGAGAAGGCCAAGGACGTTCCCGAACTCGGATTCGATTACACGGAGATTCTCTCGCTCTATCTGGCGAGACAACAACTGGAGCCGCTGGTGGGGACGCTGATCTGGGCCGGAGCCCATTCGGCGATGAAGAAGATCAAGGCGACGCTGAAAAACTCGCAGTGCGAATATCTCGATAAGATTGGCGGTCTCGTCCACAGCGTCCGCTCCCGCACGAGCGACTACGCTGAGAAGGAGCAGATCCTCGACGATCTGATGGTGACGTGCGAGGACTCCACGATTGCAGGTATTTCCTATCAGTCAGCCCGCTCGACCGAACCCGTTTCCTACTTCGTGCACCCTTACGGCTTCGTTTATTTCCGCGACTCCATCTATCTGGTCGCCTTTTCGCAGCACCACCGTGAGGTCCGCCACTTCAAACTCGACCGAGTGCTGGATGTCGAACGGCAGTCGCTGAGATTTGAAAGGCCGGCGGATTTCGACCTCGACTCGTTTCATGCTCATACTTTCGGCGTTTTTCACGAAGACGGTCCCTCACGGAGGGTTGTCATCCGCTTCGACGCTTCTGTCCGGCAATATGTCCAGGAACACGAATTTCACCGCAGCCAGTCGGTTGAGACTCACCGCGATGGCAGCCTCACTGCTACTTTCGCACTGGCCAGCCTGCAGGAACTCAAAAGTTGGGTTCTCAGTTTCGGGCCGAAAGCCGAGGTCCTGGAACCGGCTGAGTTGCGGGAGGAGATCACGCACGATCTTAAGAGATGCCTGGCTGTCTATCACGAACATGAAAAGCAGGAACACAGATGACTCACCTCGACATTTCATTTTCGCTTTTTAGTCAACAACCGCTTCCCGCGGATCACGGCTACCTCATCTATTCAGCTGTCTCCGGCCTGCTGCCGGAAATGCATCGGGAGAACGGCTTCGCGATTCATCCGATCGCCGGGACGCAGATCGGGGACCGCCAGATGAAGTTGACGGACCGGAGCCGGCTGACGATTCG
The genomic region above belongs to Rubinisphaera margarita and contains:
- a CDS encoding glycosyltransferase family 2 protein, whose translation is MKISVVIPAFNEQRAIGPLLAQLRELVAICPHEIDIIVVDDGSTDQTAEFATSLADQVIRRKSRGGSGTARIDGILASRADYIAMLDADGSYAPKDLLKLFEFVPEFDQVNGARCCESGTWPLLRAPVKWAIRKLAEWVSGHTIDDLNTGMKVLNRAIVLRYLWALSPGFSCVSSMTLAYLCNGHSVKYVPIDYHPRIGTSKFHPIRDTARYLLTVVRVIMYFNPLRVFGPLALALFVAGHYRIFAFGINSPAGIADADVIIIVSSIIILAIGMLADLIVKQRRYVRLDDNSAASTTDRSF
- a CDS encoding helix-turn-helix transcriptional regulator, producing the protein MTTAKLKRQWLILRTLAARRFGVTVKELAEELETGLKTIRRDLVDLREAGFPLAERDGPHGRKYWTCEKAKDVPELGFDYTEILSLYLARQQLEPLVGTLIWAGAHSAMKKIKATLKNSQCEYLDKIGGLVHSVRSRTSDYAEKEQILDDLMVTCEDSTIAGISYQSARSTEPVSYFVHPYGFVYFRDSIYLVAFSQHHREVRHFKLDRVLDVERQSLRFERPADFDLDSFHAHTFGVFHEDGPSRRVVIRFDASVRQYVQEHEFHRSQSVETHRDGSLTATFALASLQELKSWVLSFGPKAEVLEPAELREEITHDLKRCLAVYHEHEKQEHR